One genomic segment of Acidobacteriota bacterium includes these proteins:
- a CDS encoding nuclear transport factor 2 family protein, with protein sequence MMTISSSIFGGAPLGLATLLALAGLLLPPLVAADEGGDEGPVLLVIQGRLQAGAEGIYQQYLAGTQPLMAEYGATILMVGSGLDSEHAGEAWPINAVLEFPNRAAAEGFLGDPRYLELKKEYRDRAYETLNLTLVAGRAPIVRTPKQVAEEAFEHFRHGLATGEWQGFLARLSDDFTFRFPFGRWQGTHQGRDKAAEFFPYVSETFAGGLIIESVEAVTAEENRVVFEFHDRGKLRGQPYENRVAIALEVCGEQVCGYREYFGLVGPPPSGD encoded by the coding sequence ATGATGACGATCTCGAGCTCGATTTTCGGCGGTGCTCCCTTGGGATTGGCGACGCTTCTCGCCCTCGCCGGCCTGTTGCTGCCGCCGCTGGTCGCCGCCGACGAGGGCGGTGATGAGGGGCCGGTTCTGCTGGTGATCCAGGGGCGTCTGCAGGCCGGTGCCGAGGGCATCTACCAGCAGTATCTGGCCGGCACTCAGCCTTTGATGGCGGAGTACGGGGCGACCATCCTGATGGTGGGCTCGGGTCTCGACAGCGAGCACGCCGGCGAGGCTTGGCCGATCAACGCCGTGCTGGAATTCCCGAACCGGGCGGCGGCGGAGGGCTTCCTGGGCGACCCGCGCTATCTGGAGCTCAAGAAGGAGTATCGCGACCGCGCCTACGAGACCCTGAATCTGACGTTGGTGGCGGGCCGGGCGCCGATCGTGCGTACGCCGAAGCAGGTCGCCGAGGAAGCCTTCGAGCACTTCCGGCACGGCTTGGCGACCGGCGAGTGGCAGGGTTTTCTGGCTCGCCTGTCGGACGATTTCACTTTCCGTTTTCCCTTCGGACGGTGGCAGGGCACTCATCAGGGCCGCGACAAGGCGGCGGAGTTTTTCCCCTACGTTTCGGAGACCTTCGCGGGCGGCTTGATCATCGAGTCGGTGGAGGCGGTGACCGCCGAGGAGAACCGCGTGGTGTTCGAGTTTCACGATCGCGGCAAGCTGCGCGGGCAGCCTTATGAGAATCGGGTGGCGATCGCTCTGGAGGTTTGTGGCGAGCAGGTTTGTGGGTATCGCGAGTACTTCGGGTTGGTGGGGCCGCCGCCTTCGGGGGATTGA
- a CDS encoding hydroxymethylglutaryl-CoA lyase gives MTLPKAVELIEVGPRDGFQAEETFLPTELKVVTLKGLASAGLKTIEVTSFVHPKVIPQMVDAAQVMAAARELPGVHRLALVPNLKGAERALEAGAQGLRLVVCVTETYNRRNVGLSVQQSLDLFGEIVTRAHAAGATASAVLAVAFGCPFEGEVPIERVVELARRFLDLGSDQLGLADSAGLGNPVQTRALLRAVRPEIGDTSLWLHLHDTRGMALANTLVALEEGVTRFDTSLGGLGGCPIMRGATGNLATEDLAYACREMGIETGIDLDPLRQTSRRIQSFLGRPLASRVLQAGTAEEVVARHRSEDGKEAS, from the coding sequence ATGACCCTGCCGAAAGCGGTCGAGCTGATCGAGGTCGGTCCGCGGGACGGCTTTCAGGCGGAGGAGACTTTCCTGCCGACGGAGCTCAAGGTCGTGACCTTGAAAGGCCTGGCGTCGGCCGGCCTGAAGACCATCGAGGTGACCTCTTTCGTGCACCCGAAGGTGATTCCGCAGATGGTCGATGCGGCGCAGGTGATGGCTGCCGCTCGCGAGCTGCCGGGGGTGCATCGTCTCGCCCTGGTTCCCAACCTCAAAGGAGCCGAGCGCGCCCTCGAAGCCGGCGCGCAGGGGCTGCGCCTGGTGGTCTGCGTCACCGAGACCTACAACCGGCGCAACGTCGGCCTGAGCGTGCAGCAATCCCTCGACCTGTTCGGCGAGATCGTGACCCGCGCCCACGCCGCTGGCGCCACCGCCTCGGCGGTGTTGGCGGTGGCCTTCGGCTGCCCATTCGAGGGTGAGGTGCCCATCGAGCGGGTGGTCGAGCTGGCGCGCCGCTTCCTCGACCTCGGCAGTGACCAGCTCGGCCTGGCCGACTCCGCGGGCCTCGGCAACCCAGTGCAGACGCGGGCGCTGCTGCGCGCGGTGCGTCCCGAGATCGGCGACACCTCGCTGTGGCTCCACCTGCACGACACCCGCGGCATGGCGTTGGCCAACACCTTGGTGGCGCTGGAGGAAGGGGTGACCCGTTTCGACACCTCCCTCGGTGGCCTCGGCGGCTGCCCGATCATGCGCGGCGCCACCGGCAATCTCGCCACCGAGGATCTCGCCTACGCCTGTCGCGAGATGGGAATCGAGACCGGCATCGATCTCGATCCCTTGCGCCAGACCTCGCGACGCATTCAGTCGTTCCTCGGCCGGCCCCTCGCCAGCCGGGTGCTGCAGGCGGGCACCGCCGAGGAGGTGGTGGCGCGGCATCGATCGGAAGATGGCAAGGAGGCTTCATGA
- a CDS encoding isochorismatase family protein, with amino-acid sequence MNADSDDLLALYRQRGLGSAVGFGRRPAVLVIDFIRGFTDPQSPLGADLKAEVTATARLLAAARGHELPVLFTTTAYGPGLRDAGLFPKKIPSLEILLRGSRWVEVDERLERRPEETLIEKKYASAFFGTALAAELTAAGVDTLLVCGATTSGCVRATVVDALQHGFRPIVPVECVGDRAPQPHAANLRDIEGKYGDLVSVEEAITALDRLVAGGGS; translated from the coding sequence GTGAACGCCGACTCGGACGACCTGCTGGCCCTCTACCGCCAACGCGGCCTGGGCTCGGCGGTGGGCTTCGGCCGTCGTCCGGCGGTGTTGGTGATCGACTTCATCCGCGGCTTCACGGATCCGCAGTCGCCCCTGGGCGCGGACCTGAAGGCGGAGGTTACCGCCACCGCGCGCTTGCTCGCCGCCGCCCGTGGGCATGAACTGCCGGTGCTCTTCACCACCACCGCCTACGGCCCGGGCCTGCGAGACGCCGGCTTGTTTCCGAAGAAGATCCCGTCCCTCGAGATCTTGCTGCGCGGCTCTCGGTGGGTGGAGGTTGATGAGCGCCTGGAGCGCCGGCCGGAGGAGACCTTGATCGAGAAGAAGTACGCCAGCGCCTTTTTCGGCACCGCCTTGGCCGCCGAGCTCACCGCCGCCGGCGTCGACACCCTGCTGGTGTGCGGGGCGACCACCAGCGGCTGCGTGCGGGCGACGGTGGTCGACGCTCTGCAGCACGGCTTTCGGCCCATCGTGCCGGTTGAGTGTGTGGGCGACCGCGCGCCCCAGCCCCATGCCGCCAATCTGCGCGACATCGAGGGCAAGTATGGCGACCTGGTGAGCGTCGAAGAGGCCATCACGGCCCTCGATCGCCTGGTGGCCGGGGGTGGATCATGA
- a CDS encoding CaiB/BaiF CoA-transferase family protein — protein sequence MTNRRPLDGIRVLEMGQLMAGPFAGTLLAYYGAEVIKIEPPGSGDPVRRWRVMDQGTSLWWYTLGRNKKCVTLDLRQEKGRQVARRLARKVDVLIENFRPGTLEKWGLDPASIQPDNPGLIYARVSGYGQTGPKASQPGYASVCEGFGGLRHVTGFAAGPPVRSNLSLGDSLTGLHAAFGVLLALLDRARNGEAAGKGQMIDIGIFESVFNMMEAVVPEYDRCGEVREPSGSTITGIVPTNTYPCKDGKFVIIGGNGDSIYKRLMKAAGRPDLANDPRLASNDGRVAHQEEVDGALAAWTSTLPSAEVLAILEEAVVPAGPIYSVEDMMVDEQYRARGLFEEVEAGGKPLKIPAILPKLSATPGRTDWPGPPLGAHNHEVLSQVAGYSAEEIAQLEGEGVL from the coding sequence ATGACGAATCGACGTCCCCTCGACGGCATCCGGGTCCTCGAAATGGGCCAGCTGATGGCCGGTCCCTTTGCCGGCACTCTGCTCGCCTACTACGGCGCCGAGGTGATCAAGATCGAGCCTCCCGGCAGCGGTGATCCGGTGCGCCGCTGGCGCGTGATGGACCAGGGCACTTCCCTGTGGTGGTACACCCTGGGGCGCAACAAGAAGTGTGTCACCCTCGACCTGCGACAGGAAAAGGGTCGCCAGGTGGCGCGGCGCCTGGCCCGCAAAGTGGACGTCCTGATCGAGAACTTTCGCCCCGGCACGCTGGAAAAGTGGGGACTCGACCCGGCCTCCATCCAGCCCGACAACCCGGGCCTGATCTATGCCCGGGTCTCTGGCTACGGCCAGACCGGCCCGAAGGCCTCGCAACCCGGTTATGCCTCGGTCTGCGAGGGCTTCGGCGGCCTGCGCCACGTCACCGGCTTTGCGGCAGGGCCGCCGGTACGCTCGAATCTCTCCCTGGGGGACTCCCTCACCGGTCTCCACGCTGCGTTCGGGGTGCTCCTCGCCCTGCTCGACCGTGCAAGGAATGGAGAGGCGGCCGGCAAGGGCCAGATGATCGACATCGGCATCTTCGAGTCGGTGTTCAACATGATGGAAGCGGTGGTGCCCGAGTACGACCGCTGCGGTGAGGTGCGCGAGCCCTCGGGCTCGACCATCACCGGCATCGTGCCCACCAACACCTACCCCTGCAAGGACGGCAAGTTCGTGATCATCGGCGGCAATGGCGACTCGATCTACAAGCGCTTGATGAAGGCCGCCGGCCGGCCGGACCTGGCGAACGATCCGCGCTTGGCCTCGAACGACGGCCGGGTGGCGCACCAGGAAGAAGTCGATGGTGCCCTCGCCGCCTGGACCTCGACCCTGCCTTCCGCGGAGGTGTTGGCGATCCTCGAGGAAGCGGTGGTGCCGGCGGGGCCGATCTACAGCGTCGAGGACATGATGGTCGACGAGCAGTACCGGGCGCGCGGCCTGTTCGAAGAGGTCGAGGCCGGCGGCAAGCCGTTGAAGATCCCCGCCATTCTGCCCAAGCTGTCGGCCACGCCCGGCCGCACCGATTGGCCCGGTCCGCCCCTCGGTGCCCACAACCACGAAGTGCTGTCGCAGGTCGCCGGCTACAGCGCCGAAGAGATCGCGCAGCTCGAGGGCGAGGGCGTCCTGTGA
- a CDS encoding DUF3598 family protein has translation MSDYPLFDRHVGVWEGTYTLVDRRTGKILDQHKSRLTCEIDGDLWHQTNLYTWDDGRVDEKSFDGKFVDGKLMFDTPRLKGEAVEADDKCIILRWVYCHAPQDDYAEIITLVDDQHRSRTWQHFEGGDFAKLTLIDERKVG, from the coding sequence ATGTCCGACTATCCGCTTTTCGACCGCCACGTCGGGGTGTGGGAAGGCACCTACACCCTCGTCGACCGCCGCACCGGCAAGATCCTCGACCAGCACAAGAGTCGCCTGACCTGTGAGATCGATGGCGACCTGTGGCACCAGACCAACCTCTACACCTGGGATGACGGTCGGGTGGACGAGAAGTCCTTCGACGGCAAGTTCGTCGACGGCAAGCTGATGTTCGACACCCCGCGGCTCAAGGGAGAAGCGGTGGAAGCGGACGACAAGTGCATCATCCTGCGCTGGGTCTACTGCCATGCACCGCAGGACGACTACGCCGAGATCATCACCCTGGTCGACGACCAGCACCGCAGCCGCACCTGGCAGCACTTCGAGGGTGGCGACTTCGCCAAGCTGACCCTGATCGACGAGCGCAAAGTCGGTTAG
- a CDS encoding AMP-binding protein, which yields MTQKPMLGDLRHFGDLLRRNARLFADAEGLADAEGAYTWRQGYGRALRLADRLRQIGLRPGERVLLLGNSSVAWSEALFALAGAGLVAVPVNTRLTAEEIAGIGRDCEARGLLVSDELLERGRDAAGQVPTLRFVGGLGKGSGEVAGYDRLLAEGAEDEAAFAGPIAPEDLLLLLYTSGTTGFPKGVMYSHGSALQATLVHVLAIASAHRHRVMLPSPPYSAAGFAGLACAVAVGSPTFLLRFSLDGALETLASQRITFTNLVPTTVRMLLDHPRFGDYDLSALEVLLYGGSPMREATLRDADRALGCAFRQTFATSETGLSGTVLEPEDHRRALDDPDAGHLLLSCGRPQVGVGVRLLSNDGVEVPDGEVGEVAVACTGNMVGYWNRPEATAAVLQDGWLRTGDLARRDEHGYFYLVDRKHDMIVTGALNVYPTEIERTLSRHPAVADCAVIGVPDEKWGEAVKALVVPRPGENLSADLLITWAREHLAGFKRPKSVEFVDQIPYNPAGKPLRRLLREPYWRGRERKLG from the coding sequence GTGACCCAGAAGCCGATGCTCGGAGACCTCAGGCACTTCGGCGACCTGCTGCGCCGCAACGCTCGGCTCTTTGCCGACGCCGAGGGCCTGGCCGACGCCGAGGGCGCCTACACCTGGCGCCAGGGCTACGGCCGTGCCCTGCGCCTGGCGGATCGCCTGCGCCAGATCGGTCTGCGCCCGGGCGAGCGGGTCCTCCTGCTCGGCAACAGCTCCGTCGCCTGGTCCGAAGCGCTCTTCGCCCTCGCCGGGGCAGGATTGGTGGCAGTGCCGGTCAACACCCGCCTGACGGCGGAAGAGATCGCCGGCATCGGCCGCGACTGCGAGGCCCGCGGCCTGCTGGTGAGCGACGAGCTCCTCGAGCGCGGTCGGGACGCCGCCGGCCAGGTGCCGACTCTGCGCTTCGTAGGCGGCCTGGGGAAGGGCAGTGGAGAGGTCGCCGGCTACGATCGCCTGCTGGCTGAAGGCGCCGAGGACGAGGCCGCATTCGCCGGCCCGATCGCGCCCGAAGACCTCCTCCTGCTGCTCTACACCAGCGGCACCACCGGCTTCCCGAAGGGCGTCATGTACTCCCACGGCAGCGCCCTGCAAGCGACCCTGGTCCACGTTCTCGCCATCGCCTCGGCCCACCGTCACCGGGTGATGCTGCCCTCGCCGCCCTATTCCGCCGCCGGCTTCGCCGGCCTGGCCTGCGCCGTGGCCGTCGGCAGCCCCACCTTCCTGCTGCGCTTCAGCCTCGACGGCGCCCTCGAGACCCTCGCCAGCCAACGCATCACCTTCACCAACCTGGTGCCCACCACGGTGCGCATGTTGCTCGACCACCCGCGCTTCGGCGACTACGACCTGAGCGCCCTCGAGGTGCTCCTCTACGGCGGCAGCCCGATGCGGGAAGCGACCCTGCGCGACGCCGACCGCGCCCTCGGCTGCGCCTTTCGCCAGACCTTCGCCACCTCCGAGACGGGCCTGTCCGGCACCGTTCTCGAGCCCGAGGACCACCGCCGCGCCCTTGACGACCCCGATGCCGGCCACCTGCTGCTGTCCTGCGGCCGCCCCCAGGTGGGAGTCGGCGTGCGACTGCTGAGCAATGACGGCGTCGAAGTTCCCGACGGCGAGGTTGGGGAGGTGGCCGTCGCCTGCACCGGCAACATGGTGGGTTACTGGAACCGCCCGGAAGCCACCGCCGCCGTGCTGCAAGACGGCTGGCTGCGCACCGGCGACCTGGCGCGTCGCGACGAGCACGGCTACTTCTACCTGGTGGACCGCAAGCACGACATGATCGTCACCGGTGCTCTCAACGTCTACCCGACGGAGATCGAAAGGACCCTGAGCCGCCATCCGGCGGTGGCAGACTGCGCGGTCATCGGTGTGCCCGACGAAAAGTGGGGCGAGGCGGTCAAAGCGCTGGTGGTGCCACGGCCCGGCGAGAACCTCTCGGCGGACCTGCTGATCACCTGGGCGCGAGAGCACCTGGCGGGCTTCAAGCGCCCGAAGTCGGTCGAGTTCGTCGACCAGATCCCCTACAACCCCGCCGGCAAGCCCCTCCGCCGGCTGCTCCGCGAACCCTACTGGCGCGGCCGGGAAAGGAAGCTCGGATGA
- a CDS encoding amidohydrolase family protein, with translation MRALDIVVNLWTEDLTQNYTPKLNAFWQKVKILGETGRGIPLEREIEMMDRAGIEKGLMVATTGGWEGSDIYFEKPVERIAEVVRQHPDRFKGVVGINPSHIVPAVAHLEKAVREHGFVGAHLYPHWFGKAPDHRIYYPFYAKCAELGVPIQIQIGHSAQAFLPTVAQPMLLDRVAIDFPELTIIGIHVGYPWVEEAISVCWKHPNVYLGCDAHYPRYWDPSFVRFINSRRGCDKVLFGTDWPVVDFERGRREIDQLGIADEHLEKLLWSNAVRVYGLEDWVGEGQG, from the coding sequence ATGAGAGCCCTCGACATCGTGGTCAATCTGTGGACCGAAGACCTCACCCAGAACTACACCCCCAAGCTCAACGCCTTCTGGCAGAAGGTCAAGATCCTGGGGGAGACCGGGCGCGGCATTCCCCTCGAACGCGAGATCGAGATGATGGACCGGGCCGGCATCGAAAAGGGCCTGATGGTCGCCACCACCGGCGGCTGGGAGGGCTCGGACATCTACTTCGAGAAGCCGGTCGAGCGCATCGCCGAAGTGGTGCGCCAGCATCCCGACCGCTTCAAGGGCGTGGTGGGGATCAATCCGTCGCACATCGTGCCGGCGGTGGCCCACCTCGAGAAGGCGGTCCGGGAGCACGGCTTCGTCGGCGCCCATCTCTACCCACACTGGTTCGGCAAGGCGCCGGACCACCGCATCTACTACCCCTTCTACGCCAAGTGCGCCGAGCTCGGGGTGCCGATCCAGATCCAGATCGGCCACTCCGCCCAGGCCTTCCTGCCCACCGTCGCCCAACCCATGCTCCTCGACCGGGTGGCGATCGACTTCCCCGAGCTCACCATCATCGGCATTCACGTCGGCTACCCGTGGGTGGAGGAGGCGATCTCCGTGTGCTGGAAGCACCCCAACGTCTACCTCGGCTGCGACGCCCACTACCCGCGCTACTGGGACCCCTCCTTCGTGCGCTTCATCAACTCGCGCCGCGGCTGCGACAAGGTGCTTTTCGGCACCGATTGGCCGGTGGTCGACTTCGAGCGCGGCCGCCGCGAGATCGACCAGCTCGGCATCGCCGACGAGCACCTCGAGAAGCTCCTGTGGAGCAACGCCGTGCGGGTCTACGGTCTCGAAGACTGGGTTGGGGAAGGCCAAGGGTGA
- a CDS encoding GntR family transcriptional regulator → MSDESNTPFATNEIPLYYQLGTILREQILSGRYAPGEKLPTEADLVNGYGVSRITVRQALKSLEEEGMIRREAGRGTFVNADVAPPEMLQMDGSLDDLISMGLATSVKLVDLRHVSATRKDRETFGLREGAQVVQCTRVRYYQDKPYSYIVNRLPAHLADRFEDHNWESGSILQFFEEKLGLDLKEAEQTVRATLADALLAKALDVRVGAPLLSVDRVVLTRSGSAVERVHTYYRGDIYSLTVHLTRDQGQSRPAQDWTLKNRSEGGA, encoded by the coding sequence ATGAGCGACGAATCGAACACCCCCTTCGCCACCAACGAGATTCCGCTCTACTACCAGCTCGGCACCATCCTGCGGGAGCAGATCCTCTCCGGCCGCTACGCACCGGGCGAGAAGCTCCCCACGGAGGCCGACCTGGTCAACGGCTACGGCGTCTCGCGAATCACCGTGCGGCAGGCCCTCAAGTCCCTCGAAGAGGAGGGCATGATCCGCCGCGAGGCCGGCCGCGGCACCTTCGTCAACGCCGACGTCGCACCGCCCGAAATGCTGCAGATGGACGGTTCCCTCGACGACCTGATCTCGATGGGACTGGCGACCTCCGTCAAGCTGGTCGACCTGCGCCACGTCTCCGCCACCCGCAAAGACCGCGAAACCTTCGGCCTGCGCGAGGGCGCCCAGGTGGTGCAATGCACCCGGGTGCGCTACTACCAGGACAAGCCCTACAGCTACATCGTCAATCGACTGCCGGCGCACCTCGCCGACCGCTTCGAAGACCACAACTGGGAGAGCGGCTCGATCCTGCAGTTCTTCGAGGAGAAGCTCGGCCTCGACCTCAAAGAAGCCGAGCAAACGGTGCGCGCCACCCTCGCCGACGCCCTCCTCGCCAAGGCTCTCGACGTGCGGGTGGGAGCGCCGCTGCTGTCCGTCGACCGCGTCGTGCTGACCCGCTCCGGGAGCGCCGTCGAACGGGTGCACACCTACTACCGCGGCGACATCTACTCCCTCACCGTCCACCTCACCCGCGACCAAGGTCAGAGCCGGCCGGCCCAGGACTGGACCCTCAAGAACCGCAGCGAGGGGGGAGCATGA
- a CDS encoding MFS transporter, which yields MSRPFYGWVIAGASLVALMVTNGMIIGGINVFDEALLEEFGWSRAALKFRDLLTFAIAGLLGPLAGAIADRFGVKRPMLFGALLLAGCYFFYGRVSSIGQMYVIHTLFALVLATCGLIVTVMLVSHWFVAKRGTAIGIALVGTSLGGVLFPKLGTALISSYGWRTAFAIEAAFPIALLVVIALLVRDRPETIGLEPLGASQAAGAGPTSASGLAYGEALRTGTFWALAFAAMTTFYSILGAQAHLFLHFRDLGFEPATAASALATLYLMALVGKFAWGFLADVLPQKRVLLVNIGVMWLGSVLLATLQPNLVWPAVLVFGLGWGGLYTLLQLLTMNTFGLKASGKILGTITVLDAIGGGLGIWLTGLLYDRTGGYQVPFTVLAVLIALAWIAATQVRPRVR from the coding sequence ATGAGCCGCCCCTTCTACGGCTGGGTGATCGCCGGCGCCTCGCTGGTCGCCCTGATGGTGACCAACGGCATGATCATCGGCGGCATCAACGTCTTCGACGAGGCGCTGCTCGAAGAGTTCGGCTGGAGCCGAGCGGCGCTCAAGTTCCGCGACCTGCTGACCTTCGCCATCGCCGGCCTCCTCGGCCCGCTGGCCGGCGCCATCGCCGACCGCTTTGGCGTCAAGCGGCCGATGCTATTCGGCGCCCTGCTGCTCGCCGGCTGCTACTTCTTCTATGGCCGGGTGTCGTCCATCGGCCAGATGTACGTCATCCACACCCTGTTCGCCTTGGTGCTCGCCACCTGCGGGCTGATCGTCACCGTCATGCTGGTGTCCCACTGGTTCGTCGCCAAACGCGGCACCGCCATCGGTATCGCCCTGGTCGGCACCAGTCTCGGCGGCGTGCTCTTTCCCAAGCTCGGCACGGCGCTGATCAGCTCCTATGGCTGGCGTACCGCCTTCGCCATCGAGGCGGCCTTCCCCATCGCCCTGCTGGTGGTGATCGCCCTGCTGGTGCGCGACCGACCGGAAACCATCGGCCTCGAGCCCCTCGGCGCGTCGCAGGCGGCCGGCGCCGGCCCCACCTCGGCCAGCGGGCTGGCCTACGGCGAGGCCCTGCGCACCGGCACCTTCTGGGCCCTGGCCTTCGCCGCCATGACCACCTTCTACTCCATCCTCGGCGCCCAGGCCCACCTCTTCCTCCACTTCCGCGACCTCGGCTTCGAGCCGGCCACCGCCGCCAGCGCGTTGGCCACCCTCTACCTGATGGCCCTGGTCGGCAAGTTCGCCTGGGGCTTCCTCGCCGACGTTCTGCCCCAGAAGCGCGTCCTGCTGGTCAACATCGGCGTCATGTGGCTCGGCAGCGTCCTCCTCGCCACCCTCCAGCCCAACCTCGTGTGGCCCGCAGTCCTCGTCTTCGGCCTCGGCTGGGGCGGCCTCTACACCCTCCTCCAGCTCCTCACCATGAACACCTTCGGCCTCAAAGCTTCCGGCAAGATCCTCGGCACCATCACCGTCCTCGACGCCATCGGCGGCGGCCTCGGCATCTGGCTCACCGGCCTGCTCTACGACCGCACCGGTGGCTACCAGGTGCCCTTCACGGTGCTGGCGGTTCTGATTGCACTGGCGTGGATCGCGGCGACTCAGGTGCGACCGCGGGTGCGGTGA
- a CDS encoding DUF3368 domain-containing protein, which translates to MPDPVGSLVVVVNATPIISLAVLDRLDLLRDLYGAVLVPSAVHQEILLGGAARAGVSQLDAAPWIEVVRLEDPRRADLLSDLDRGEAEVIALAQERDADLVVIDERLGRRHALRLGLSLTGTLGILLKAKQQKLLPNLRSELDALQDVGIHLGQELITRVLELADESG; encoded by the coding sequence ATGCCTGACCCGGTCGGGTCCTTGGTTGTGGTGGTCAACGCCACTCCGATCATCTCGTTAGCGGTTCTGGATCGCCTTGACTTGTTGCGAGACCTTTACGGAGCCGTACTGGTTCCCTCCGCAGTGCATCAGGAGATCTTGCTGGGCGGCGCCGCCAGGGCGGGAGTGTCTCAGCTCGATGCGGCGCCTTGGATCGAAGTCGTCCGCCTCGAGGACCCTCGGCGAGCCGACCTGCTTTCCGATCTCGATCGCGGGGAAGCCGAAGTGATTGCCTTGGCCCAAGAGCGAGATGCCGACTTGGTTGTGATCGACGAGAGACTCGGCAGACGACACGCTCTTCGCCTTGGCCTTTCTCTAACCGGGACTCTCGGAATACTCCTCAAGGCCAAACAGCAGAAACTTCTGCCTAACCTGAGGTCAGAGCTGGATGCCTTGCAAGACGTCGGAATTCACCTCGGCCAAGAGTTGATCACCAGGGTTCTCGAGCTCGCTGACGAGAGCGGCTGA
- a CDS encoding UPF0175 family protein codes for MSDRALTIPYSDDLLLSLKETPEEFEAEARLLLAVKLYELGRLTTGRAAELAGVGRAEFLFLLGRFGLSPMGVDPEELEQDLANA; via the coding sequence ATGTCCGACCGTGCTTTGACGATTCCTTACTCCGACGACCTTCTGCTGTCCCTCAAAGAGACGCCGGAAGAGTTCGAGGCAGAGGCGCGCTTGCTCCTGGCGGTCAAGCTCTACGAGCTAGGGCGGTTGACGACGGGGCGAGCTGCGGAGCTCGCTGGAGTCGGCCGGGCAGAATTCTTGTTCCTGCTCGGGCGATTCGGCCTTTCGCCGATGGGTGTTGACCCTGAAGAGCTCGAGCAAGATCTCGCGAATGCCTGA
- a CDS encoding DNA alkylation repair protein, which yields MTMTLEQALTELEALGNERMRAQNLRHGSGDNQYGVRRGDVRKLAKQIKTDHELALELWDTGNIDARFLAILLIKPKSLSADEVDRLVRSLTFVQVSDWLISYVVKKHRDKEALRQQWMTSDDPMAGRAGWALTAERIAKSPDGLDLPALLDRLESEMGDAAAEVQWTMNIALVEIGIQHPEYRERALAIGEALGIYSDYPVSKGCTSPFAPIWINEMVSRQG from the coding sequence ATGACGATGACTCTCGAACAAGCCCTCACCGAGCTCGAAGCCCTTGGCAACGAGAGGATGCGGGCGCAGAACCTGAGGCATGGCTCAGGCGACAACCAGTACGGCGTGCGCCGTGGCGACGTGCGCAAGCTGGCGAAGCAGATCAAGACCGATCACGAGCTGGCCCTGGAGCTCTGGGACACCGGTAACATCGATGCGCGCTTTCTAGCGATCCTGCTGATCAAGCCGAAGTCCCTTTCCGCCGACGAGGTGGATCGCCTGGTGCGGTCTCTCACCTTCGTGCAGGTGTCGGATTGGCTGATCTCCTACGTTGTCAAGAAGCATCGTGACAAGGAAGCCCTCCGTCAGCAATGGATGACCAGCGATGACCCGATGGCCGGGCGCGCCGGCTGGGCGCTTACCGCCGAGCGGATCGCGAAGAGCCCGGACGGGCTCGACCTCCCGGCGCTGCTCGATCGCCTCGAGTCCGAGATGGGGGACGCCGCGGCGGAAGTGCAGTGGACGATGAACATAGCCCTTGTGGAGATCGGGATCCAACATCCTGAATACCGGGAGCGGGCCCTCGCCATCGGCGAGGCGCTGGGGATCTACAGCGACTACCCGGTCTCGAAGGGCTGCACCTCGCCCTTCGCTCCGATCTGGATCAACGAGATGGTGAGCCGGCAAGGCTGA